The following proteins are encoded in a genomic region of Rubrobacter xylanophilus DSM 9941:
- a CDS encoding IS1182-like element ISRxy1 family transposase, protein MLGRQSDLAGGGHPYLDHVRRDSFYGFLALHRQELFSDEDFAEFYCPDNRRPSVPPSLLATALLLQAYEGVSDEEAKARADFDLRWKVALGVGLKERPFAKSTLQLLRARLIINERMRTVFRRSLDFARHTGYLPSRRLKVVLDTSYVLGRGAVKDTYNLLADGIVMLVRELAAGACSDPEQWARERGLGRYFGSSLKGEAGIDWDDPEARQAFLEGVVADADRLLKVAREAVEGSTAGDPELRCGRLRDAALLLERLLMQDIERREDGARLKQGVSPDRVVSVHDPEMRHGRKSERRRFDGHKAQVAVDPESQLITAADVLAGNAPDHERALELVEQVEANADAVVEEVVGDCAYGDGDTRKTFAEAGRRLVAKVATRRGVTQFPKEDFRIDLEEMSCACPAGQKTRKVVSISSGDRYGAPGVPLRAFRFDAAICDVCPLRSSCVRAHVGKGRLVMIHPQEALLQEARAFQRSEAFAPYRELRQAAEHRLARLMQLGVRQARYFGRTKTLFQLLMAATVANLTLVATRVGLMRDRNHPQTIISIHVHALFMVRRVFATLSPRSEPGFSATLLEVL, encoded by the coding sequence ATGCTCGGCAGGCAATCGGATCTAGCCGGTGGCGGGCACCCCTACCTCGACCACGTGCGACGGGACTCTTTCTACGGCTTCCTCGCTTTGCACCGGCAAGAGTTGTTCTCTGACGAGGACTTCGCCGAGTTCTACTGCCCGGACAACAGGCGCCCGAGCGTCCCCCCGAGCCTGCTGGCGACGGCGCTGCTCTTGCAAGCCTACGAAGGCGTCTCCGACGAGGAGGCCAAGGCGCGGGCGGACTTCGACCTGCGCTGGAAGGTCGCGCTGGGCGTAGGTTTGAAGGAGCGGCCTTTCGCCAAGAGCACGCTGCAGTTGCTTCGGGCGCGCCTGATCATCAACGAGCGTATGCGAACGGTTTTCCGCAGGAGCCTGGACTTCGCTCGCCATACAGGCTACCTCCCGAGCCGCAGGCTCAAGGTCGTTCTGGACACCAGCTACGTCCTGGGCCGGGGAGCGGTCAAGGACACCTACAATCTGCTGGCCGACGGGATCGTCATGCTGGTGCGGGAACTGGCCGCCGGGGCATGCTCAGACCCGGAGCAATGGGCGCGCGAGCGCGGCCTGGGACGCTACTTCGGCTCGTCTCTGAAGGGAGAGGCGGGCATCGACTGGGACGACCCCGAGGCCCGGCAAGCGTTCCTGGAAGGCGTGGTCGCGGACGCGGATCGCTTGCTGAAGGTGGCCCGAGAGGCGGTGGAGGGTTCTACTGCGGGCGATCCCGAGCTTCGCTGCGGGCGGCTGCGTGATGCGGCGCTTCTGTTGGAGCGACTGCTGATGCAGGACATCGAGCGCCGGGAAGACGGGGCTCGTCTCAAGCAAGGAGTCAGCCCGGATCGGGTGGTCTCGGTGCACGACCCCGAGATGAGGCACGGTCGCAAGAGCGAGAGGCGACGTTTCGACGGGCATAAGGCGCAGGTCGCGGTCGATCCCGAGAGCCAGTTGATCACGGCAGCGGACGTTCTGGCGGGCAACGCCCCCGACCACGAGCGGGCGCTGGAGCTGGTCGAACAGGTGGAGGCGAACGCCGACGCCGTGGTCGAGGAGGTGGTAGGTGACTGCGCCTACGGGGACGGCGACACCCGCAAAACCTTCGCCGAGGCCGGGCGGAGGCTCGTAGCGAAGGTAGCGACAAGGCGCGGGGTCACCCAGTTCCCCAAAGAGGACTTCCGGATCGATCTGGAAGAGATGAGTTGCGCGTGCCCCGCGGGTCAAAAGACACGGAAGGTGGTGTCGATCAGTTCGGGCGATCGCTACGGCGCTCCGGGCGTCCCCTTACGGGCATTTCGCTTCGACGCGGCCATCTGCGACGTATGCCCGCTCAGGTCCTCGTGCGTGCGAGCGCACGTCGGCAAGGGTCGGCTGGTTATGATCCACCCGCAGGAAGCTCTGCTGCAAGAGGCGAGGGCATTCCAGCGAAGCGAGGCGTTCGCGCCGTACCGCGAGCTACGTCAAGCAGCCGAGCACAGGCTGGCTCGGCTGATGCAACTCGGCGTTCGCCAGGCACGCTACTTCGGTCGGACGAAGACGCTCTTCCAGCTCCTTATGGCCGCGACCGTCGCCAATCTTACGCTCGTGGCGACGAGGGTCGGCCTCATGCGAGATCGCAACCACCCTCAGACGATTATCTCCATACATGTCCACGCTTTGTTTATGGTTCGCCGGGTTTTCGCTACTCTATCGCCCCGCTCGGAGCCTGGGTTTTCGGCCACGCTTCTAGAAGTTCTGTAA